From Salinibacterium sp. ZJ450, one genomic window encodes:
- a CDS encoding phosphodiesterase, translating into MTMRTAEYPRPDHFILHLSDTHLLAGGDRLYGSIDSEAHLRRLFDELEASDGRPEAIIFTGDLADRGEPDAYARLRAIVEPAADRLGAQVIWVMGNHDDRSSFRLQLLGEMPSEHPIDAVYNVNGLRVITLDSTVPGFHHGEVSPEQLDWLAAELATPAPHGTLLAMHHPPVPSVLDLAVSVELHDQAPLAEVLQGTDVRSILAGHLHYSSTATFAGIPVSVASATCYTQDLNVPTGGTRGRDGARAFNLVHVYPSTVLHSVVPLGEFPALDYIDAGETERRLQASGIRIADRINPPVESDPPMTMPIPVLH; encoded by the coding sequence GTGACGATGCGAACGGCCGAGTATCCCAGGCCGGACCACTTCATCCTCCATCTCAGCGACACGCACCTCCTCGCCGGCGGCGACAGGTTGTACGGGTCGATCGACAGCGAAGCCCACTTGAGGCGGCTGTTCGACGAACTCGAGGCCTCCGACGGCCGTCCTGAGGCCATCATCTTCACCGGAGACCTCGCCGATCGCGGCGAACCCGACGCCTACGCGCGGTTGCGCGCCATCGTCGAGCCCGCCGCCGATCGGCTCGGTGCCCAGGTGATCTGGGTGATGGGCAACCACGACGACCGGTCGTCGTTCCGGCTGCAGCTGCTCGGCGAGATGCCGTCAGAGCACCCGATCGACGCGGTGTACAACGTCAACGGGCTGCGGGTCATCACGCTTGACTCCACCGTTCCGGGCTTCCACCATGGCGAAGTCTCCCCCGAGCAGCTGGACTGGCTCGCCGCCGAGCTGGCGACGCCCGCGCCGCACGGCACCCTGCTTGCCATGCACCACCCGCCGGTTCCGAGCGTGCTCGACCTCGCGGTCTCCGTGGAGTTGCACGATCAGGCACCGCTTGCCGAGGTGCTGCAAGGCACTGACGTGCGCAGCATCCTCGCCGGTCACCTGCACTACTCCTCCACCGCCACGTTCGCCGGCATCCCGGTGTCTGTGGCGTCGGCGACCTGCTACACGCAGGACCTGAACGTGCCGACCGGCGGCACCCGCGGCCGCGACGGTGCGCGCGCCTTCAACCTGGTGCACGTGTACCCGTCGACCGTGCTGCACTCGGTGGTGCCGCTCGGCGAGTTCCCGGCGCTCGACTACATCGATGCCGGCGAGACGGAGCGGCGACTGCAGGCCTCCGGCATCCGCATCGCCGACCGGATCAACCCGCCGGTGGAATCAGACCCGCCGATGACGATGCCGATCCCGGTGCTGCACTGA
- a CDS encoding NADP-dependent oxidoreductase: MRTVIFTEFGGPEVLQLVEVPPPTAGPGEVRVRVVIAGLNPVDAKIFSGGPSAERYGVTLPSGNGNDFAGVVDEVGRGVAGIQAGDRVYGGVRGFAQADFVITDAAHLLPLPPGLDLERAGALDIAGRTAWAAVRSLGITATDTVLVSAAAGGVGVLAAQLAVRSGATVIGTASEANHDFLRSLGVIPVSYGDGLAGRLRELAPDGITAVLDQNGRATIDVALELGVPASRINTIAAKTYRPELGMGTVGGPAAGREELAEMARLVASGEIRLPIDSIYPIERVQDAYRHLMAGHVRGKVLLATE; this comes from the coding sequence ATGCGCACCGTGATCTTCACCGAGTTCGGCGGCCCCGAGGTTCTGCAGCTGGTCGAGGTTCCGCCGCCCACCGCCGGCCCGGGTGAGGTGCGAGTGCGCGTGGTGATCGCCGGCCTGAACCCGGTCGACGCCAAGATCTTCAGCGGCGGCCCGTCGGCTGAGCGTTACGGGGTCACCCTGCCGTCGGGAAACGGCAACGACTTCGCCGGAGTGGTCGACGAGGTCGGTCGCGGCGTCGCGGGAATCCAGGCCGGCGACCGCGTCTACGGAGGCGTGCGCGGGTTCGCGCAGGCCGACTTCGTGATCACGGATGCCGCTCATCTGCTGCCGCTGCCACCAGGGCTTGACCTCGAGCGCGCTGGCGCACTGGACATCGCCGGGCGTACCGCCTGGGCGGCGGTCCGCTCCCTCGGGATCACCGCCACCGACACCGTGCTCGTCAGTGCCGCCGCCGGGGGAGTGGGGGTGCTGGCGGCGCAACTCGCCGTGCGGTCCGGCGCCACGGTCATCGGAACCGCCAGCGAGGCGAACCACGACTTCCTGCGCTCGCTCGGCGTCATCCCGGTCAGCTACGGTGACGGACTGGCCGGACGACTGCGCGAGCTGGCGCCCGACGGCATCACCGCCGTGCTCGACCAGAACGGCCGTGCCACCATCGACGTCGCCCTCGAACTGGGAGTGCCGGCTTCACGCATCAACACTATCGCCGCCAAAACCTACCGCCCCGAGCTCGGGATGGGCACCGTCGGCGGTCCGGCCGCCGGTCGGGAGGAGCTGGCCGAGATGGCCAGGCTCGTGGCATCCGGTGAGATTCGGTTGCCGATCGACTCGATCTACCCGATCGAGCGGGTGCAAGACGCCTACCGGCACCTGATGGCGGGGCACGTACGCGGCAAGGTGCTGCTCGCCACCGAGTGA